The proteins below are encoded in one region of Ostrea edulis chromosome 3, xbOstEdul1.1, whole genome shotgun sequence:
- the LOC130053383 gene encoding toll-like receptor 4, translating to MYRVLIFLSFGLAQMYDGISDMEPCHFNNATCACNRLEQGTEVNCRKRRLEEIPKFETNVIWIDLSQNQIQSIQSNGLPKRLTYLDISWNDIQNLSGYPFRNLTKLLFLNLEGNLIKTDSYYEGMFEHLTSLETLNMKWNDKDMKINVIPGHVFAELRSLSILRIDGPKNVTFGERFTDLQHLKVLDLSGMSGFCNLFYVRYDTFENLPFLKVLDISNCSIRDIDEGSFSVLPNLEHLNVSYNRQLGFASLPNITIDLNKTQIKTLQLNGINCMMGVGTEIKCHHLIHLKDTNITEISVASNRLEIFEEGVLRNFPKTLQKLSVAENKMTIGNYLLEMSYLRNLKVYNISYLKHSPLFPYSVFDTCREKSESRDDKVFTCPKYHSPGFNEKNFIKFEKLNWTINLPGQLEEIHAHDSKMYLDIPEFSIHGPSLKYLYFQNNFIFSWKGPVHAPNNTLIEMDMSNNFCAHFNPPILRDGQKMRKLNLSFNEIGKALEKDIEGQTFQSLISLENLDLSFCKISSLPSNIFRNAPKLMYLNISNNQISKWTVNMYHFNKLILLDLAENRLRTIEEGSRNQLKTTFQTSNLSVDLSGNHLECSCENKDFLMWVQNNKDHFINIRNYICYENKLKFSFKNLDVSVSSMERDCRSFMIWYIVVSVFSAVFSSSIIGVLLVKNKWKIRYLVHKSKQKLRFRDRLNSHTSTSITYDYDAFLSYASTERTFVLKDVMPRLESNSSIRLLVRDRDYLPGTSKSDCIMNGLHESRRAICIVSKRYLNSKWRDYELNMAKVEGIKDRGRLDFVILILLPEVYNGGYPSKIMDLVKKNCYLEYPEESCAYDDFWEKLIQILTRGD from the coding sequence ATGTACCGAGTATTGATATTTCTTAGTTTTGGATTAGCTCAGATGTATGATGGAATCAGTGATATGGAGCCATGTCATTTCAATAATGCAACATGTGCGTGTAATCGACTGGAACAAGGTACAGAAGTGAATTGTAGGAAAAGACGTTTAGAAGAAATTCCAAAATTCGAAACAAACGTGATTTGGATAGACCTTAGTCAGAATCAAATTCAAAGTATTCAATCAAATGGATTGCCAAAGCGTCTCACATATCTAGATATATCTTGGAATGACATACAAAATTTATCTGGATATCCATTTAGGAATCTAACTAAACTTCTTTTCTTAAATCTAGAAGGAAACCTTATAAAAACGGATAGCTATTATGAAGGAATGTTTGAACATTTAACATCCTTGGAGACATTAAACATGAAATGGAATGATAAAGATATGAAGATAAATGTAATACCTGGGCATGTTTTTGCAGAACTTCGCTCTCTTTCGATTCTCAGAATTGATGGACCCAAAAATGTAACGTTCGGAGAAAGATTTACAGATCTACAGCATTTGAAAGTATTGGATTTATCAGGAATGTCGGGATTTTGTAACCTTTTTTATGTACGATACGACACGTTTGAAAATCTCCCATTTCTAAAGGTGTTAGATATTTCCAATTGCAGTATCCGGGATATTGATGAAGGTTCATTTAGTGTATTGCCTAATTTAGAGCATCTAAACGTATCTTATAATCGTCAACTCGGTTTTGCGTCTTTGCCGAACATCACGATTGATTTAAACAAAACGCAGATAAAAACTTTACAGTTAAATGGAATCAACTGTATGATGGGGGTTGGAACGGAGATCAAATGTCATCATCTTATTCACCTTAAAGACACAAATATTACAGAAATATCTGTGGCTAGTAATCGATTGGAAATTTTTGAAGAAGGTGTGCTTCGCAATTTTCCTAAGACGCTACAGAAATTATCAGTAGCTGAAAATAAAATGACCATTGGTAATTATCTTTTAGAAATGTCATATCTAAGAAATCTTAAAGTTTATAACATCAGCTATCTGAAACATTCACCATTATTTCCATATTCGGTATTTGACACATGTAGAGAAAAATCTGAATCAAGGGATGACAAGGTATTCACATGTCCCAAATACCACTCACCTGGGTTTAATGAGAAAAActtcataaaatttgaaaagttgaattgGACGATTAACCTACCTGGGCAACTTGAAGAAATCCATGCTCATGACAGTAAGATGTACTTAGACATTCCCGAATTTTCAATTCATGGCCCAAgtttgaaatatctttatttccaaaacaattttattttttcatggaAAGGCCCAGTTCATGCACCAAACAATACTCTCATAGAAATGGACATGTCCAACAATTTCTGTGCACATTTTAATCCACCTATACTCAGAGATGGACAGAAAATGAGAAAGTTAAATCTGTCCTTTAACGAAATTGGAAAAGCACTTGAAAAGGATATTGAAGGACAAACATTTCAATCTCTAATTAGTTTGGAAAACTTGGATTTATCCTTCTGTAAGATTTCATCAttaccttcaaatatttttcgaaatgcTCCTAAACTAATGTATTTAAACATAAGCAATAATCAAATATCAAAATGGACGGTCAATATGTATCATTTCAATAAATTGATACTTTTAGACTTAGCTGAAAATAGATTACGAACCATCGAAGAAGGTTCTCGCAACCAATTGAAGACAACATTCCAAACATCTAATCTAAGTGTTGACTTATCTGGAAACCATTTGGAATGCTCTTGTGAAAATAAAGACTTCTTGATGTGGGTGCAAAATAATAAAGATCACTTCATAAATATCAGGAATTACATTTGctatgaaaacaaattgaaattttcatttaagaATTTAGATGTGTCTGTGTCCTCTATGGAGAGGGATTGCAGATCTTTCATGATTTGGTATATAGTGGTCTCTGTCTTTTCGGCAGTTTTTTCAAGTTCGATTATTGGAGTTCTGCTGGTGAAAAACAAATGGAAAATTCGCTACCTTGTTCACAAATCAAAACAGAAACTTCGATTTCGAGACCGTTTGAACAGCCATACCTCCACTAGTATTACATATGATTATGACGCATTTCTTTCGTACGCAAGCACTGAACggacatttgttttaaaagacGTGATGCCACGTCTGGAGTCCAACTCAAGTATTCGTCTTTTAGTGAGAGACAGAGATTATCTACCTGGGACATCAAAATCGGACTGCATTATGAATGGTCTTCATGAAAGTAGAAGAGCAATTTGCATCGTTTCTAAAAGGTATTTAAATTCAAAGTGGCGTGACTATGAATTGAATATGGCCAAAGTGGAGGGGATCAAAGACCGTGGACGTCTGGATTTTGTCATTCTGATTCTCCTACCGGAAGTTTACAACGGTGGGTATCCGAGTAAAATTATGGATCTGGTGAAGAAAAACTGCTATCTTGAATATCCTGAAGAATCTTGTGCATATGATGATTTCTGGGAGAAACTTATACAAATTCTGACAAGAGGAGATTAA